The Oncorhynchus nerka isolate Pitt River linkage group LG12, Oner_Uvic_2.0, whole genome shotgun sequence genome includes a region encoding these proteins:
- the LOC115139009 gene encoding interleukin-17F-like encodes MKGVLVMMMGAEAAPRAHPEKTESHTRTTLQTHKKPAESSGPDTVILPLHLDPNDLVPFHSIRPICNHSISPWTYNTTYDDRRFPPIISEVRCSLKGCLNIKGKEDRNLKSKPIFYQILVLRKVMGSGKKCHYRLESKVISVGCTCVRPTIEQ; translated from the exons ATGAAGGGggtgttggtgatgatgatgggggcAGAGGCGGCCCCCCGTGCCCAtccagagaagacagagagccaCACACGGACCACACTGCAGACACACAAGAAGCCTGCAGAGTCTTCAGGTCCCGACACAGTAATTCTCCCCCTGCACCTAGACCCAAATGACTTGGTTCCTTTCCATTCCATCAGACCTATTTGCAACCATTCAATCTCCCCATGGACTTACAA cactACCTATGATGATAGACGCTTTCCCCCCATCATCTCGGAGGTCAGGTGCTCTCTGAAGGGATGTCTGAACATCAAGGGTAAGGAGGACAGGAACCTGAAGTCCAAACCCATCTTCTACCAGATCCTGGTCCTGAGGAAGGTGATGGGAAGTGGGAAGAAATGCCACTACCGGCTGGAGTCAAAGGTCATCTCGGTGGGCTGCACCTGTGTCAGGCCTACCATCGAACAGTAA
- the LOC115139010 gene encoding stathmin-4-like, with amino-acid sequence MTLAAYRDKMRELPLASIFCSCILPEPKEKTAKKEGVVDLNLCIIRDMEVIELNKRRSGQAFEVILKPPSFDGGPNTLAITPPRREPSLEEIQRKLDAAEERRKFQEAELLKHLAEKREHEREVAQKALEEHNSFIRLAKERLELRMEHNKEKREAHLAAMLERLQEKDKHAVEVS; translated from the exons ATGACTCTtgcag CATACAGAGACAAAATGCGGGAGCTCCCTCTAGCGTCCATCTTCTGTTCTTGCATCCTACCTGAACCCAAAGAAAAGACCGCCAAGAAAGAAG GTGTGGTGGACCTGAACCTGTGCATCATCAGGGATATGGAGGTGATTGAGCTGAACAAGAGAAGGTCCGGCCAGGCCTTCGAGGTCATCCTGAAGCCACCCTCATTCGACGGGGGTCCGAACACCCTCGCCATCACACCCCCACGCAGGGAGCCCTCCCTGGAGGAGATCCAGAGGAAGCTGGACGccgcggaggagaggagaaag TTCCAGGAGGCTGAGCTGCTGAAGCACTTGGCAGAAAAGCGGGAACATGAGCGCGAGGTGGCCCAGAAGGCCCTGGAGGAACACAACAGCTTCATCCGGCTGGCCAAGGAGCGGCTGGAGCTGCGCATGGAGCACAACAAGGAGAAACGGGAGGCACACCTGGCCGCCATGCTGGAACGCCTGCAGGAGAAG GACAAGCACGCTGTGGAG GTGTCATGA